One region of Chlorobiota bacterium genomic DNA includes:
- a CDS encoding heme A synthase — translation MKRLTLAGFARFLVVWIVLLILFGGQVKSTNSGLSVPDWPNTYGHFMFSFPWDQMVGGIFWEHSHRMIASLAGIFTFVLTWWVLRVEKRKWVRSVAIWSSVAVLVQGVLGGMTVWFNLPAWISSSHGTLAQIYLCLVLTIAVAAGRQWNNGENRASDGPGIGLRGVVLATTITIFCQLILGAVMRHSEAGLVIPDIPTMFGSWIPPLTEERLAFANQELWKMNLMYKIGLQEVTMGQIVIHLLHRLGAVAVTAMAIWTFMKVRRQQPDNRMFTRPAAALLWLVGIQATLGILTILTEKQPEITTLHVVTGAVTLAASYWLTLRVRHGLAAPSNQPTTMTLHAKEGVAA, via the coding sequence ATGAAACGCCTTACGCTTGCTGGGTTTGCCCGCTTCTTAGTGGTTTGGATTGTGCTGCTGATACTCTTCGGCGGCCAAGTGAAAAGCACGAACTCTGGGCTGTCGGTTCCCGATTGGCCGAACACCTACGGCCATTTTATGTTCAGCTTCCCGTGGGACCAGATGGTGGGCGGGATTTTCTGGGAACACTCCCACCGGATGATCGCTTCGCTTGCCGGGATTTTTACGTTTGTGCTAACGTGGTGGGTGCTTCGGGTGGAGAAGCGGAAATGGGTGCGGAGCGTTGCAATCTGGAGTTCGGTGGCGGTGCTGGTGCAGGGGGTGCTGGGGGGGATGACCGTCTGGTTCAACCTTCCCGCGTGGATCTCAAGCTCGCACGGAACCCTGGCCCAGATCTATCTGTGCCTTGTCCTGACGATTGCCGTTGCCGCCGGACGGCAATGGAACAACGGGGAAAACCGCGCCAGCGATGGCCCCGGCATTGGGCTGCGTGGCGTGGTGCTGGCAACCACCATCACCATCTTCTGCCAGCTTATTCTTGGCGCGGTGATGCGCCACTCCGAAGCCGGGCTTGTGATCCCCGACATCCCCACGATGTTCGGCAGCTGGATTCCACCATTAACCGAGGAGCGTTTGGCCTTTGCCAACCAAGAGTTATGGAAGATGAATCTGATGTATAAGATTGGCTTGCAGGAGGTGACGATGGGCCAGATAGTGATCCACCTGCTCCATCGGCTTGGCGCGGTGGCGGTGACGGCAATGGCAATCTGGACCTTTATGAAGGTGCGTCGCCAGCAGCCCGATAACCGTATGTTTACCCGCCCAGCGGCGGCACTGCTGTGGCTTGTGGGAATCCAAGCAACGCTGGGAATTTTAACGATCCTTACCGAGAAGCAGCCGGAGATCACCACGCTTCATGTGGTGACCGGGGCCGTAACGTTGGCCGCCAGTTACTGGCTGACGCTGCGTGTGCGCCACGGGCTGGCCGCCCCAAGCAATCAACCAACAACGATGACCCTGCACGCCAAAGAAGGAGTAGCGGCATGA
- a CDS encoding cbb3-type cytochrome c oxidase subunit I has translation MSQLFSTDSVAIAKRYLLFSFTFLFIGGWLALLMRWQLGYPGESVPAVFGAGLLPQGMVPDGVILPDTYNGLMTMHATFMVYFAVLPVLVGFFGNLVVPLQIGAQRSAFPRLNSVAFWLMIPAGAMMIAGFFVEGGPASAGWTAYPPLSVLAAFTGSGFGMNLWITALLLLGVSLILGAINLAATVILHRRPGMEFFQMPLSTWALFTTALLVLVAIPVLAVALGMLLSDRVAGTTFFIPEGLYLSGKPMNNPGGGQPLLWQHLFWFFGHPVVYILVLPAMGIVSDLLAVFSGKRVFNYRGMVYSTWALAGLGCLVWGHHMFQSGMNPMLGTTFMVATMVIAVPSGLKTLNWIGTLWGGNIRFTVPMMCALAFVSLFIIGGLSGIFMASSSVDAYIHDTYFIVAHFHYVLIGGTLFATFGGIAYWFPKLYGRTMNTTLGYAHFWLTFIFFNCTFFPMHILGIGGHPRRIFDPTAYDFLRGLQPINVFITWSAVMLGLSQLLFVANWVWSRKRGGLVEYRDSTPEVAAGL, from the coding sequence ATGAGCCAACTGTTCTCCACTGATTCCGTGGCGATTGCCAAGCGGTATCTCCTTTTCTCGTTCACGTTTTTGTTTATCGGCGGGTGGCTGGCGTTGCTGATGCGGTGGCAGCTTGGATACCCGGGGGAATCGGTGCCGGCGGTGTTCGGCGCGGGGCTGCTTCCGCAGGGGATGGTCCCCGATGGCGTGATCCTTCCCGACACCTACAACGGGCTGATGACCATGCACGCCACGTTCATGGTCTATTTTGCGGTGCTGCCGGTGCTGGTTGGTTTTTTCGGGAACCTTGTGGTCCCGTTGCAGATCGGTGCCCAGCGTTCGGCGTTCCCCCGGCTGAACTCCGTCGCCTTCTGGCTGATGATCCCCGCCGGGGCGATGATGATTGCTGGTTTTTTTGTGGAAGGTGGGCCGGCATCGGCGGGGTGGACGGCGTATCCGCCGCTGTCGGTGCTTGCTGCGTTCACCGGGTCGGGGTTCGGGATGAACCTTTGGATAACGGCCCTGCTGCTGCTGGGGGTCTCGCTCATTCTTGGGGCCATTAACCTTGCCGCCACGGTGATTCTGCACCGCAGGCCGGGGATGGAGTTCTTCCAGATGCCCCTTTCCACGTGGGCGTTGTTCACCACTGCGCTGCTGGTGCTGGTGGCCATTCCGGTTCTGGCGGTTGCCCTCGGGATGTTGCTGAGCGACCGCGTTGCCGGCACAACGTTTTTCATCCCTGAGGGCCTCTATCTTTCCGGCAAACCGATGAACAATCCCGGGGGGGGCCAGCCGTTGTTGTGGCAGCATCTGTTCTGGTTCTTTGGCCACCCAGTGGTCTATATTTTGGTGCTGCCGGCAATGGGAATTGTCTCCGATTTGCTGGCGGTGTTTTCCGGCAAGCGGGTGTTCAATTACCGTGGGATGGTCTATTCAACATGGGCGTTGGCGGGGCTTGGCTGCTTGGTGTGGGGCCACCATATGTTCCAATCGGGAATGAACCCGATGCTTGGCACCACCTTCATGGTGGCCACCATGGTGATTGCGGTCCCATCGGGCCTGAAGACGCTGAATTGGATTGGGACGCTGTGGGGTGGGAACATCCGTTTCACCGTGCCGATGATGTGCGCGTTGGCGTTTGTTTCCCTGTTCATCATTGGTGGGCTTTCCGGCATTTTCATGGCCTCAAGCTCGGTGGATGCGTACATCCACGACACCTACTTTATCGTGGCCCATTTCCATTACGTGCTGATTGGTGGGACGCTGTTCGCAACGTTTGGCGGGATTGCCTACTGGTTCCCAAAACTTTACGGGCGGACCATGAACACAACGCTTGGATATGCCCATTTTTGGCTGACGTTCATCTTCTTCAACTGCACGTTTTTCCCGATGCATATCCTGGGGATTGGCGGCCATCCCCGCAGGATTTTCGACCCAACGGCGTATGATTTTTTGCGAGGCCTGCAGCCGATCAACGTCTTTATTACGTGGAGCGCGGTGATGCTGGGATTGTCGCAACTGCTGTTCGTTGCCAACTGGGTCTGGAGCCGGAAACGGGGCGGGCTGGTAGAATATCGTGATAGCACCCCCGAGGTAGCGGCAGGTCTTTAG
- a CDS encoding cytochrome c oxidase subunit 3 produces MPTILHARVGVALMIGASAALFAGGLAAFFVLWGSRQVDATLPPLPVGMSLISTVAIGLAAFCCWFASRLLASGQRGNAANGVYVALLCTGAFVGVQLAERFGESSGMLPPSANVLHALFGFLTLLHLLHAILALVMLGRLGLQSWNGRLETEGRGMLDGTTNWMLYLLAVWLVLMLLMFVV; encoded by the coding sequence ATGCCAACCATCCTTCATGCTCGCGTTGGTGTTGCCCTGATGATCGGGGCTTCCGCAGCTCTGTTCGCGGGGGGGCTGGCGGCGTTTTTTGTGCTGTGGGGCAGCCGCCAAGTGGATGCCACGTTGCCACCCCTTCCGGTTGGGATGTCGCTGATTTCCACGGTGGCGATTGGACTTGCGGCCTTCTGCTGCTGGTTCGCAAGCCGACTGCTTGCATCGGGGCAGCGGGGGAATGCTGCCAACGGGGTGTACGTCGCGCTGCTCTGCACCGGGGCGTTTGTTGGCGTGCAGCTTGCCGAGCGTTTCGGCGAATCTTCCGGCATGCTGCCCCCAAGCGCGAACGTGCTGCACGCGCTGTTCGGGTTCCTTACGTTGCTCCATCTGCTCCATGCAATTCTTGCGCTGGTGATGCTGGGCCGGCTGGGGCTGCAAAGCTGGAACGGAAGGTTGGAAACGGAGGGAAGGGGGATGCTGGATGGAACCACCAATTGGATGCTCTATCTGCTTGCCGTCTGGCTGGTGCTGATGCTGCTGATGTTCGTCGTCTAA
- the cyoE gene encoding protoheme IX farnesyltransferase translates to MTESGSRAIAAERSQWRARIGDLFELTKPRLTLLNVMATLAGFYVAATSPLDGWLLFHTLAGTFLVGGGCGALNMYAERQHDHRMKRTAMRPLPSGRVTPLESLVVGVVMSVAGVLYLALAVNLLTGVLGLATLISYLFFYTPLKRLSTLNTIVGAIPGGIPPMMGWTAVTNSLDPGAWVLFAILFFWQMPHFLALAWMYRKDYEQAGYKMLTVLDPDGISTTRQILMYSAALLPVSLIPTMFGIAGKIYFWGALFLGLAFIILSLRLLFDRQNINARWVFHYSLIYLPLLLLTMALDRGSV, encoded by the coding sequence ATGACCGAATCAGGAAGCCGCGCCATTGCCGCAGAGCGCAGCCAATGGCGGGCGCGCATCGGCGATTTGTTCGAGCTAACCAAGCCGCGGCTGACACTGCTGAATGTGATGGCAACGCTGGCCGGTTTTTACGTTGCCGCCACCTCACCCCTTGATGGATGGCTGCTGTTCCACACCCTTGCCGGGACGTTCCTTGTTGGCGGCGGGTGCGGGGCCTTGAATATGTACGCCGAACGCCAGCACGACCACCGGATGAAACGCACCGCCATGCGCCCGCTTCCGTCGGGGCGGGTTACTCCGTTGGAGTCGTTGGTGGTTGGGGTGGTGATGTCTGTTGCCGGGGTGCTGTACCTTGCTCTTGCCGTCAATCTGCTGACGGGGGTGCTGGGGCTGGCCACGCTGATCTCCTACCTGTTTTTCTACACCCCGCTGAAACGTCTTTCCACGCTGAACACGATTGTGGGGGCAATCCCCGGCGGAATCCCGCCAATGATGGGGTGGACCGCCGTCACCAACAGCCTGGACCCCGGGGCCTGGGTGCTGTTCGCCATTCTCTTCTTCTGGCAGATGCCCCACTTCCTTGCGCTGGCATGGATGTACCGCAAGGATTACGAGCAGGCCGGCTACAAAATGCTGACCGTGCTGGACCCCGACGGCATCAGCACCACGCGGCAAATCTTGATGTACTCCGCCGCGCTCCTTCCGGTAAGCCTTATCCCAACAATGTTTGGGATTGCCGGAAAGATCTATTTCTGGGGGGCGTTGTTTCTTGGGCTGGCCTTCATCATCCTAAGCCTTCGCCTTCTGTTCGACCGCCAAAACATCAACGCCCGCTGGGTGTTCCATTACTCCCTGATCTATCTGCCACTGCTTCTGCTGACGATGGCGTTGGACAGGGGAAGCGTGTAG
- a CDS encoding DUF420 domain-containing protein, with amino-acid sequence MTFDVMMLPAVNATLNGIATMLLVAGFILIKQGNRKAHRAAMLSAFATSVLFLVSYVAYHSLRGGMNTPFGGQGGIRTLYFIILFSHIALAAVVPVLAIITLRRGLAAKYDRHRRIARITLPIWLYVSVTGVLVYLMLYQWYPAR; translated from the coding sequence ATGACCTTCGACGTTATGATGCTCCCTGCCGTGAACGCCACGTTGAACGGGATTGCCACCATGCTGCTGGTGGCGGGGTTCATCCTGATTAAGCAGGGGAATCGCAAGGCCCACCGTGCGGCGATGCTCAGCGCGTTCGCCACGTCGGTGCTCTTCTTGGTCAGCTACGTGGCGTATCACTCGCTTCGTGGCGGAATGAACACGCCGTTTGGCGGTCAGGGGGGGATTCGCACCCTTTACTTCATCATTCTGTTTTCGCATATCGCGTTGGCGGCGGTGGTTCCGGTGTTGGCAATCATCACGCTTCGGCGCGGGCTTGCCGCCAAGTACGACCGCCACCGGCGGATTGCCCGCATCACCCTCCCAATCTGGTTGTACGTCTCGGTGACGGGGGTGCTGGTGTATCTGATGCTCTACCAGTGGTATCCGGCGCGGTAG
- a CDS encoding SCO family protein: MSTSTASPSPLRRGGINPRTLILFALAGVVLCGGAWLALGLANRGGSESPNTNGQAPRLSDYGVVPNLSLTERSGQQLSLDELKGEVWVANFIFTRCEGSCLAMSTKMQELQNALQQVEGVRLVSFTVDPENDTPEKLTSFAEKYQADGRKWLFLRGSESAIQQMAKETFKLPFMDGTDPKEPIIHSSRFVLMDQQMHIRGYYGNNDPDVLKKLIADIMVLKDTGAE, encoded by the coding sequence ATGTCAACTTCAACTGCTTCACCTTCTCCCTTGCGTCGTGGCGGCATCAACCCGCGGACGCTGATACTGTTTGCGCTGGCCGGCGTGGTCCTGTGCGGCGGCGCATGGCTGGCCCTGGGGCTTGCCAACCGGGGCGGCTCCGAATCGCCCAACACCAACGGCCAGGCCCCGCGATTGAGTGACTACGGCGTTGTCCCCAACCTTTCGCTGACCGAACGAAGCGGACAGCAGCTAAGCCTTGATGAATTGAAAGGGGAGGTCTGGGTTGCCAACTTCATCTTCACCCGTTGCGAAGGGAGCTGCCTGGCAATGTCAACCAAGATGCAGGAGCTTCAGAATGCGTTGCAGCAGGTGGAGGGGGTTCGCTTAGTCTCGTTCACGGTGGACCCGGAGAACGACACGCCGGAGAAGCTCACATCGTTTGCGGAAAAGTACCAAGCCGATGGCCGCAAGTGGCTGTTCCTGCGTGGCTCGGAATCGGCAATTCAGCAGATGGCGAAGGAGACGTTCAAGCTGCCGTTTATGGACGGGACCGACCCGAAGGAGCCAATCATCCATTCATCGCGGTTTGTGTTGATGGACCAACAGATGCACATCCGTGGATACTACGGCAACAACGATCCCGACGTTCTGAAGAAGCTGATTGCCGACATCATGGTCCTAAAAGACACAGGTGCCGAATGA
- the recA gene encoding recombinase RecA — protein sequence MADASLDARKKALETAMDAIEKQYGKGSIMKLSDHAVVPVEAISTGSLSLDTAIGIGGVPRGRIIEIFGPESSGKTTICLHVIAEAQKRGGMAAFVDTEHALDVNYAARLGVDVNNLLLAQPEYGEQALEIVETLVRSGALDVIVVDSVAALTPRVEIEGEMGDAQMGSQARLMSQAMRKLNAAIGRSNSVVMFTNQLRNKIGVVYGNPETTTGGNALKFYASVRMDIRRKEILKDGTDIIGSRVRVKVIKNKVAPPFKEVEFDIMFNEGISKIGDMLDMAINEGLIQKSGSWFTLGEERVQGRDGLKKLLNDDPALASALDRQVREKMGIPVPVATRNGNSSNPAGEAEGAPVKASRKQSVN from the coding sequence ATGGCTGACGCATCACTCGACGCACGGAAGAAAGCTCTTGAAACGGCAATGGATGCCATCGAGAAGCAATATGGCAAAGGCTCCATCATGAAGCTGAGCGACCATGCGGTCGTTCCTGTTGAAGCAATCTCCACCGGCTCCCTTTCGCTGGATACGGCCATTGGGATTGGGGGCGTTCCGCGTGGGCGTATCATCGAGATTTTCGGCCCGGAATCGTCGGGGAAAACCACCATCTGCTTGCACGTGATCGCCGAAGCGCAAAAGCGCGGCGGAATGGCCGCATTTGTGGATACCGAGCACGCGCTGGACGTAAACTACGCCGCACGGCTTGGCGTGGACGTCAACAACCTTCTGCTGGCGCAGCCAGAGTATGGGGAGCAGGCCCTGGAGATTGTGGAAACGCTGGTGCGCTCCGGCGCGCTGGATGTTATCGTGGTTGACTCCGTTGCGGCATTGACCCCACGCGTAGAAATTGAGGGAGAGATGGGGGATGCGCAGATGGGATCGCAAGCCCGATTGATGTCGCAAGCGATGCGGAAACTGAACGCAGCGATTGGCCGCTCGAACTCGGTGGTGATGTTCACCAACCAGCTTCGCAACAAAATCGGCGTGGTGTATGGCAACCCAGAAACCACCACTGGCGGCAACGCCCTGAAGTTCTACGCCTCGGTCCGGATGGACATCCGCCGCAAGGAGATTTTGAAAGATGGGACCGACATCATCGGCAGCCGCGTTCGGGTGAAAGTCATCAAAAACAAGGTGGCCCCTCCGTTCAAGGAAGTGGAGTTCGACATCATGTTCAACGAAGGTATCTCCAAGATTGGCGACATGCTGGATATGGCAATCAATGAAGGGCTGATTCAGAAAAGCGGATCGTGGTTCACGCTTGGCGAGGAACGGGTCCAAGGTCGCGACGGCTTGAAAAAACTTCTGAATGATGACCCTGCGTTGGCCTCGGCATTGGACCGCCAGGTGCGTGAGAAGATGGGGATTCCGGTTCCGGTTGCCACCCGCAACGGCAACAGCAGCAATCCCGCTGGGGAAGCCGAAGGCGCGCCGGTAAAAGCAAGCCGGAAGCAATCGGTGAACTAA
- a CDS encoding oligosaccharide flippase family protein translates to MAENSPQLPDEPLERSARSPQRLALWAAADKSLQMVYGVVLILVPLKIFTADQWGVWTVFQALFLGLSLLGDFFILQPMVKLCAEEHTISRPIVTASSLLYLGFMVALGYGITFGAGPIASVLKSNAAVEAFGTIGLLVISTALRNITIRVLQVEYRIIQIFLVDLAYFGGVIALMVLGGINGHLTDSMVLIDYNLYAFIASSLAGLAFTWKWMIPTTTRLADSMRRVLALGIHQGGTGILTIIQQQGDAVIVTSVRGHIAAGVYNAAKIFYRFFESIRDAAQLLLVPATSRAYAQERVESVREIAELATAALVVLIVPMSLLLIAFANVVVPIILPNKENSIPVFQWLMGSGFFAPFVIVPSVVLLGMGHTRDLFRGTLIGTFVMVVAGVLLTYFFYETGMGIAVLLGTAVTALFLVQRMNRYIPFTFGSVIRRSRSFGPAVRRRLAAMRKA, encoded by the coding sequence ATGGCCGAGAACAGCCCGCAGCTGCCCGATGAACCACTGGAACGCTCCGCACGCTCGCCGCAGCGTTTGGCACTCTGGGCGGCTGCCGACAAAAGCCTGCAAATGGTCTATGGCGTGGTGCTGATTCTTGTTCCGCTGAAAATCTTCACCGCCGATCAATGGGGGGTGTGGACGGTGTTCCAAGCTCTGTTTCTGGGCCTAAGCCTTTTGGGGGATTTCTTCATCCTTCAGCCAATGGTAAAGCTCTGCGCCGAAGAACACACCATCTCCCGCCCCATCGTCACCGCTTCTTCCCTTCTCTATCTTGGCTTCATGGTTGCCCTGGGCTACGGCATCACGTTCGGTGCCGGGCCGATTGCCAGCGTGCTGAAAAGCAATGCGGCGGTTGAAGCGTTCGGGACCATTGGGCTGCTGGTGATTAGCACGGCACTGCGGAACATCACCATTCGGGTGCTGCAGGTGGAGTACCGGATCATCCAGATTTTTCTTGTTGACTTGGCCTACTTCGGCGGGGTAATCGCCTTGATGGTGCTTGGCGGAATCAACGGCCACCTGACCGACTCGATGGTGTTGATTGACTACAACCTGTACGCCTTCATCGCCAGCTCCCTTGCCGGGCTTGCCTTCACGTGGAAATGGATGATCCCCACCACAACCCGCCTTGCCGACTCGATGCGCCGCGTGCTGGCGTTGGGAATCCACCAGGGGGGAACCGGAATCCTGACGATTATCCAGCAGCAAGGGGATGCGGTGATTGTCACATCGGTGCGCGGGCACATTGCCGCAGGGGTCTATAACGCCGCAAAAATTTTCTACCGGTTCTTTGAGTCCATCCGCGACGCGGCGCAGTTGCTGCTGGTTCCGGCAACCTCGCGCGCGTATGCCCAGGAACGGGTGGAATCTGTCAGGGAGATTGCCGAGCTTGCCACCGCCGCCCTTGTTGTCCTGATCGTCCCAATGTCGCTTCTGCTGATTGCTTTCGCAAACGTTGTGGTCCCGATTATCCTGCCGAACAAGGAGAACTCCATCCCGGTGTTTCAGTGGTTGATGGGGTCCGGATTTTTTGCGCCGTTTGTGATTGTCCCCTCGGTGGTGCTGCTGGGGATGGGCCACACCCGCGACCTGTTCCGCGGCACCCTGATCGGGACGTTCGTGATGGTGGTGGCGGGCGTTCTGCTGACCTACTTTTTCTACGAAACCGGGATGGGGATTGCGGTGCTGCTGGGAACCGCCGTCACCGCGCTCTTCCTGGTCCAACGGATGAACCGCTACATCCCGTTCACCTTCGGCTCGGTGATTCGCCGGTCCCGCAGTTTTGGCCCCGCCGTGCGCCGCCGCCTTGCTGCGATGCGAAAAGCCTGA
- a CDS encoding PorV/PorQ family protein, which yields MRVLSLLFLLVFTSAAFGQRAYVYDFLRNESSARAAAMGGAFITIGGDVSGMFYNPALLNTIDSSQVSLTFHKHLLDMNSGYATFATGVENVGQIGVGINYNSYGSFNRTDRNGQSDGTTFGASDIAFTVAWGSTLGEGFSAGIAGNFISTTIDYAGSSALAIDGGVLYQDTASRFQAGVSLLHVGGQVSSFGETSEDLPTDLRLGISHRLRGLPLLIALNFTRLLDPQENFFDRFASFSVGGEFRLSNPLRLRLGYNNQVRSDVAFGSSKGLGGLSAGVGILVKEYRFDYAFNSLSRLGAQHRITLNAAF from the coding sequence ATGCGCGTTCTTTCGCTTCTCTTCCTTCTGGTTTTCACTTCAGCCGCGTTTGGCCAGCGTGCGTACGTCTATGACTTCCTCCGGAACGAGTCCTCGGCACGGGCTGCGGCGATGGGGGGGGCGTTTATCACCATCGGGGGGGATGTCTCCGGGATGTTCTACAACCCCGCACTGCTGAACACCATTGACTCATCGCAGGTCTCGCTCACCTTCCACAAACACTTGTTGGACATGAACAGCGGCTACGCAACGTTCGCCACCGGGGTGGAAAACGTTGGGCAGATTGGCGTTGGGATCAACTACAACAGCTACGGCTCCTTCAACCGGACCGACCGCAACGGGCAATCCGACGGCACAACATTTGGCGCAAGCGACATCGCTTTCACGGTCGCTTGGGGAAGCACGCTGGGTGAAGGATTCTCGGCAGGAATTGCCGGCAATTTCATCAGCACCACGATTGACTACGCAGGCTCCAGCGCGCTGGCGATTGATGGCGGAGTGCTGTATCAGGACACCGCATCGCGGTTCCAGGCCGGGGTGTCGCTGCTTCATGTTGGCGGGCAAGTCTCGTCGTTCGGGGAAACAAGCGAGGATCTGCCAACCGATCTTCGGCTGGGGATTTCGCACCGCTTGCGTGGGCTTCCGCTCCTGATCGCCCTGAACTTCACCCGCTTGCTCGATCCGCAGGAGAATTTTTTCGACCGTTTCGCTTCCTTCTCCGTTGGTGGTGAGTTCCGCCTCTCGAATCCCTTGCGGCTGCGTTTGGGCTACAACAACCAGGTCCGCTCCGACGTTGCGTTTGGGTCGTCAAAAGGGCTGGGGGGCTTGTCGGCAGGGGTTGGAATTTTGGTGAAAGAATATCGGTTCGATTACGCCTTCAACAGCCTTTCGCGGCTTGGGGCGCAGCACCGCATCACCCTAAACGCCGCATTCTAA